The genomic region GGTGTGATCTATAGCAGCTTCCAGAAAGTGTAACAGTTATCTGGTGGGGCTGAAATCATTGGTTATCAATTTTCTAGGCCCTGATCTGAAAGTAGTAAAATGTATTCCCATATGCAATGAAACAAAAGCAGCAATACtgctgttttttttcctttattgttATTTGCTTTATTAATGACTCTGATTCTTGATTGAGTTGGAATAGGAGATTTATTAACATTTGAAACTTGTATTTATTGAAATCACTTTTCAATGTGTCAATTTGGCAGCAACGTTCTCATGTACCCAAATTTGGCAATTGGGATAGTGGAGAGAATGTTCCTTATACAGCATATTTTGACAAGGCACGGAAAGGTCGAACTGGCACAAGGATAATAAATCCAAATGACCCCGAGGAAAATGCTGATTTAAGTTTTGATAATCCATCATCTGATAACCTACCTCCTACCAGACCTAGAACTAATTCAGAGGATCAATCCGGAAAAGGATCACTGCATTTGGAAGATGATCCCAAGAATTTTATCGAATCTCCAGCTCGTCATGACAATGTAAGCAGTAGGAGTGGCAGTAGAAGCCATGGAGTAGGTTCTGCTGATAACCGTAGAAGACATTCAACGCAAAGTACTGGGTCTGAGTACAGCATTGAACGTTCACCG from Glycine soja cultivar W05 chromosome 16, ASM419377v2, whole genome shotgun sequence harbors:
- the LOC114390804 gene encoding RPM1-interacting protein 4-like, whose product is MAQRSHVPKFGNWDSGENVPYTAYFDKARKGRTGTRIINPNDPEENADLSFDNPSSDNLPPTRPRTNSEDQSGKGSLHLEDDPKNFIESPARHDNVSSRSGSRSHGVGSADNRRRHSTQSTGSEYSIERSPLHRQARAPGRDSPQWEPKNSYDSSQGTPGRSRLRPANRGDETPDKGAAVPKFGDWDVNNPASADGFTHIFNKVREERQGGPGQVPGTPNERPQPINGLSNDDKVQCCCFAWGGKK